The genomic interval ACGGGGAGCTGGCGCACGGGGGCATTGGCCGCATCTTCCGCGCGAGGGACCGGCGCCTGGACCGGCCCGTGGCCATCAAGGAGCTGCTCGTCCCCGGCCAGGACACCGAGGCGCGCTTCATCGCCGAGGCTCTCGTCACCGCGCGCCTCCAGCACCCCTCCATCGTCCCCGTCTACGAGGCCGGGCGCTGGCCCACCGGCGAGCCCTTCTTCGCGATGAAGCTCGTGGCGGGCCGCTCGCTGGCGGACCTCCTCGCCGGGAAGAGGACGCTGCAGGAGCGGCTCGCGCTGCTGCCCCACGTGCTCGCGGTGGCCGAGGCCATCGCCTACGCCCACTCCGAGCGCATCATCCACCGCGACCTCAAGCCGGCCAACGTGCTGGTGGGCGACTTCGGGGAGACGGTGGTCATCGACTGGGGGCTCGCCAAGGACCTGGGCCGCGAAGGCGCCGAGCCCGAAGCGGCTCCCCAAGCCGAGCCATCTCCCTCCCAGGACGGGAGCCTCACGCGGCAGGGCACCGTCATCGGCACCCCGGCGTACATGCCCCCGGAGCAGGCCGCGGCCCGCCCCGTGGACGAGCGCGCAGATGTGTACGCCCTGGGCGCCATCCTCTACCACCTGCTGGCGGGCGCGCAGCCCTACGACGGCGGCTCCTCGAACCAGATCCTCGATCAGGTGGTGAAGCACCCGCCCCCGCCGCTCGGGCAGCGCCAGCGCGGGATTCCCGAGGACCTGCTGGCCCTGGTGGCCAAGGCGATGGCGCGAGAGCCCGCCCAGCGCTACGCCACCGCGCGCGAGCTGGCGGAGGACCTGCGGCGCTTCCAGACGGGCCAGATTGTCGGCGCCCACGTGTACTCGCTCCGGGAGCGGACGCTGCGCTTCGTGCGCCGCTACCGCTCGGCGGTGGCGGTGACGGGGGTGGCGCTGGTGGTGCTGGCCAGCGTGGGCACGGTGAGCGTGCGGCGGGTCATCGCCGAGCGGGACCGGGCCGAGCGCAAGCAGGCGGAGGCCGAGGCGGCCCGGAGCGACGCGGAGCGCACGCGGCGGCTGGCCCTGGAGCGGGCCGATGAGCTCACCCTGCTCCACGCCCGGGCCGCGGTGGAGAAGGACCCCAACGAGACCATCGCCTGGCTGCGGAGCCTCTCGCCCCAGTTCACCCGGTGGCCCGCGGTGCGCCTGCTCGCCGCGGAGGCGCAGGCGCGCGGCCTGGCCACCGTGCTGCGCGGCCACACGCAGACGCTGGACGACATGGCCTTCACCCAGGACGGCCAGCGCCTCGTCTCGTGCAGCGACGACCACACCGTGCGCGTCTGGGAGCTGGCGCGGGGCGAGTCCCGCGTCCTCACCGGGCACACGGACGAGGTGTGGCGGCTGGAGCTCTCGCCGGATCACCGCTTCGCCGTCACCGCCAGCAAGGACCGCACCGCGCGCCGGTGGGAGCTGGACACGGGGCAGAGCCAGGTGTTCGCCGGGCACACGGGGCCCGTGGACGGCATCGCCCTCACCCCGGATGGGCGGCACCTGCTCACCAGCAACCGGGGCGATGACCTGCTGCGGCGCTGGAACGTGGCCACCGGCACCCTGGAGCGGACCTTCAAGACGGGGATGGGCCCGCTCGGCCAGCTCAAGATTTCGCCCGATGGGCGGTATGTCCTCGTCCACTCCCTGCGGCAGCCCCGCGCGCAGCTCTGGGACCTGAAGCAGGGCACCTCGCGCACGCTGGAGCACGGGGGCCCCTTGCGCGTCATCGCCTTCTCCCCGCGCGGGGACACCGCGGTGACCGGAGGCGAGGACCAGACCCTGCGCCTGTGGAACGTGCGCACCGGCCAGGCGCGGGTGCTCGGCGAGAAGCTCGGCGTGCTCTGGGCGCTGGCCTACGCCCCGGACGGGAAGTCCCTGGCCGCAGGCACGGCCGAGGGCCATGTGCGGCTGTGGGAGCTGGCCACCGGCCAGGACCGGCTGCTGGGCCAGCACGAAGGGCGCGTCAACCGGCTCACCTTCTCCCCGGATGGACAGCACCTGGCCTCCGGCAGCGACGACCGCACGGCCCGGGTGTGGGAGCCCCGCACGGGCCTGAGCCGCACGCTGCACGGCCACACGAGCGCGGTGCACCTCATAGCCTTCACCCCGGATGGGCGGCAGCTCGCCGTGAGCGGCTACGACGGCACGGCCCGCCTCTACGCCCTGAGCACGGCCGCCGGCCGGGTGCTGGCCCGGGCCCAGGCGCCCCTGCGCACCCTGGCGGTGTCCCCCGAGGGGCGGCACCTGGCCGCCGCGGGCACGGATGGCTCCCTGCGCCTCATTGATGCGTCCACCGGAGGCACCCACCTGCTGGAAGCCTCCGGCCCGGAGGGCGCCCGGAAAGCCCCGCTGGCGTTCTCCCCCGAGGGGCAGTGGCTGGCCCAGGGGAGCCGCTCGGGCAAGATTCAGCTGTGGGAGGCCTCCACGGGACAGGCCCTGCGCGCGCTGGAGGGCCATACGGCCTCCGTGTCCGCCCTGGCCTTCTCCGGGGCCCACCGCCAGCTCGCCTCCGCGGACCTGACGGGCGAGGTGCGGCTGTGGGAGCTGGCCACCGGCCAGGGCCGCGTCCTGGGAAGGCACGCGGGCGCCGTCCAGCGGCTCACCTTCTCGCCGGATGGAAGCCTCCTCGCCTCGGGGAGCGTGGACGCCACGGTCCGGCGGTGGGACTTGCGCCAGGGAGGCTTCCAGGAGCTGCGGGGCCACGAGGACGCGGTGGGCCCGCTGCGCTTCTCCCCGGATGGGCGGCAGCTCGTCAGTGGCGGCATGGACCACACGCTGCGCTTGTGGGACCTGGCGCACGGCCAGAGCCTCCGGGTGGACGTCAGCGGCAACGGCGTCCTGGAGCTGCTGCCGGCCCCGGGCGGACAGCTGATCAGCGCCAGCCTGAAGGACAGCATGGTGCGGCGCTGGGAGGGCGGCACGGGCAAGGCCCTGCCCCCGCTGCGAGGACACCAGGGAGACATCACCGGGCTGGCGCTCTCACCGGATGGGCGGCGCCTGGCCTCGGCGAGCGCGGACCGGACGGTGCGGCTGTGGGAGCTGGAGAGCGGCGAGAGCCGGGTGCTCCGGGGACACGCGGCGCGGGTGACAGGCGTGGGCTTCCTGAATGACCAGACCGTCGTCTCCCTCAGCGAGGACGGCACGGTGCGGCTCTGGCCGGACGAGCTGCCCATGAGCCCCAAGGCCCTGCGCGCCTGGCTGGAGCAGGCGGCGGCCCCTCCGCCCTGAAGCCACCGGGAGGCAAGGGGACCGGACCGCGGCCCCCGCTCCCGGTGGAAGGTGGGACTTACTGGCCCAGCACCCAGTGCAGGGAGTTGTTCAGCAGCGTCCGGGCCATGTCGGGCGGAACCGTGGGCCCGATGTACGGCGCTCCGTTGTAGGACGTCGTGTCGATGCCGTTGTAGAAGCCCACGTTGATCGTCACCAACCGGCCCCCCTGGCCATTGGGGTTCTCCTGGGCCGTGATGACCGGCCCCACGGAGCTGCCGTTGCCGTACACCGCCGAGGCGAGCACCGGGAGTCCGCCCACCGTCTTGACCTGCTTCACATCGATGTCGAGCGGATAGCGGAACGACAGTCCCTCGAGCCCCGCAGCGACCGGATGGCCCGAGGCGTGAATGCTCACGGTGTGCAGCGCGGTCACCCCATTGCTCTGGTACGTCAGCCGCGTCAGGTTCTCCCACGTCACCTGAGAGGCTCCGCCCTGCTGGGTCCAGGTGATGTCATCGCCGGAGACGATCAACCGGCCGCCCTGAGCGAAGTAGGTGCTCAGTGTGTTGGCGGTGGTGACGCTCGCGACGGGCGCGGTGAACGTCAACAGAATGACGGCGTCGTAGCCCTCCACCTGCGCGGGCGTCAGTCCTCCGGAGCCAATCTCCAGCCCCTCGTAGGGAACTCCCAGCGCGCCCAGGTAGCTCTTCACCAGGGCAAACTCCTCGCTGCCGCCCGCCCAGATCGAGGGCTGGTAGGCCAGCAGGACCTTGAGCGAGGAGCCCTCCTCGCAGATGTCCCGGTCTCCCAGCGGGTTGAGGTGGCCCTCGGCATTGCCC from Stigmatella aurantiaca carries:
- a CDS encoding WD40 repeat domain-containing serine/threonine-protein kinase; translation: MSPAELPGNLPAAGREPSPLETAPTLPGRTSPSAVDLPTLPLPALEADRYTLHGELAHGGIGRIFRARDRRLDRPVAIKELLVPGQDTEARFIAEALVTARLQHPSIVPVYEAGRWPTGEPFFAMKLVAGRSLADLLAGKRTLQERLALLPHVLAVAEAIAYAHSERIIHRDLKPANVLVGDFGETVVIDWGLAKDLGREGAEPEAAPQAEPSPSQDGSLTRQGTVIGTPAYMPPEQAAARPVDERADVYALGAILYHLLAGAQPYDGGSSNQILDQVVKHPPPPLGQRQRGIPEDLLALVAKAMAREPAQRYATARELAEDLRRFQTGQIVGAHVYSLRERTLRFVRRYRSAVAVTGVALVVLASVGTVSVRRVIAERDRAERKQAEAEAARSDAERTRRLALERADELTLLHARAAVEKDPNETIAWLRSLSPQFTRWPAVRLLAAEAQARGLATVLRGHTQTLDDMAFTQDGQRLVSCSDDHTVRVWELARGESRVLTGHTDEVWRLELSPDHRFAVTASKDRTARRWELDTGQSQVFAGHTGPVDGIALTPDGRHLLTSNRGDDLLRRWNVATGTLERTFKTGMGPLGQLKISPDGRYVLVHSLRQPRAQLWDLKQGTSRTLEHGGPLRVIAFSPRGDTAVTGGEDQTLRLWNVRTGQARVLGEKLGVLWALAYAPDGKSLAAGTAEGHVRLWELATGQDRLLGQHEGRVNRLTFSPDGQHLASGSDDRTARVWEPRTGLSRTLHGHTSAVHLIAFTPDGRQLAVSGYDGTARLYALSTAAGRVLARAQAPLRTLAVSPEGRHLAAAGTDGSLRLIDASTGGTHLLEASGPEGARKAPLAFSPEGQWLAQGSRSGKIQLWEASTGQALRALEGHTASVSALAFSGAHRQLASADLTGEVRLWELATGQGRVLGRHAGAVQRLTFSPDGSLLASGSVDATVRRWDLRQGGFQELRGHEDAVGPLRFSPDGRQLVSGGMDHTLRLWDLAHGQSLRVDVSGNGVLELLPAPGGQLISASLKDSMVRRWEGGTGKALPPLRGHQGDITGLALSPDGRRLASASADRTVRLWELESGESRVLRGHAARVTGVGFLNDQTVVSLSEDGTVRLWPDELPMSPKALRAWLEQAAAPPP